The following proteins are co-located in the Streptomyces sp. NBC_01198 genome:
- a CDS encoding SDR family NAD(P)-dependent oxidoreductase codes for MTSQRYLSDLFSLDGRVAVVTGGSSGIGRAVAEALARAGASVVIVARRKPELVAAVDELTAAGGRAAWVSADLGTRAGVRAAAEQAAGVFGEPDILVNSAGINLRPPMDELDDDVWDATMAVNLEAPFLLGQRFGPGMAERGFGRIIHITSQQAHRAFVQSGAYGVSKGALESLARSQAEAWSPHGVTCNTLVPGFVMTPLNARLCADPERVAALAARTLTGRNGLAADFAGAAVFLAGPSSGYVTGQAIFVDGGLSVH; via the coding sequence ATGACCTCGCAGCGTTATCTCTCCGACCTGTTCTCGCTGGACGGCCGCGTCGCCGTGGTGACCGGCGGCAGTTCCGGCATCGGCCGAGCCGTCGCGGAAGCTCTCGCGCGGGCGGGGGCGAGCGTGGTGATCGTGGCACGCAGGAAGCCGGAACTGGTCGCGGCGGTGGACGAGTTGACGGCGGCCGGCGGCCGGGCGGCCTGGGTGAGCGCGGATCTGGGCACCCGCGCCGGGGTGCGCGCGGCCGCCGAGCAGGCGGCCGGGGTCTTCGGGGAGCCCGACATCCTCGTCAACAGCGCCGGAATCAACCTGCGGCCGCCGATGGACGAGCTGGACGACGACGTGTGGGACGCCACCATGGCGGTGAATCTGGAGGCGCCCTTCCTGCTGGGTCAGCGGTTCGGGCCCGGCATGGCCGAGCGGGGCTTCGGCCGGATCATCCACATCACCTCCCAGCAGGCGCACCGCGCGTTCGTCCAGAGCGGCGCCTACGGGGTCTCCAAGGGCGCGCTGGAGTCGCTGGCCCGCTCGCAGGCCGAGGCGTGGTCACCGCACGGTGTCACCTGCAACACGCTGGTGCCCGGCTTCGTCATGACCCCGCTCAACGCCAGGCTGTGCGCCGACCCGGAGAGGGTGGCGGCGCTGGCCGCCCGCACGCTGACCGGACGCAACGGCCTGGCAGCGGACTTCGCCGGCGCCGCGGTCTTCCTGGCCGGCCCGTCGTCCGGCTACGTCACCGGGCAGGCGATCTTCGTCGACGGCGGGCTGTCCGTCCACTGA
- a CDS encoding cobalamin-binding protein has product MRIVSLLPAATDIVAELGLGDRLVGRTHECDWPPEVVARVPVVTAAEFDPDALSSREISQAVGGAAHQGSSLYTLDAGLLGELAPDVVLTQDLCQVCAVSYGAAADSVRVLDGDGPRVLSLEPRTLADVLACVEQVGDVLGVPQVAVHRVAELHRRLAAVRAQVSGRPRPRVAAIEWLDPLWPAGHWVPEQIRCAGGEPLLAEPGEHTGSMDWASLIEAAPEVIVLMPCGFPPERTLKEAGLLADHPAWDDLPAVRAGQVWVLDGPAYFNRPGPRVVRGAEVLAHVLHGITAGAPVSDTEAHRLL; this is encoded by the coding sequence ATGCGTATCGTCTCCCTGCTTCCCGCGGCGACCGACATCGTCGCCGAACTCGGCCTCGGCGACCGCCTCGTCGGACGTACCCACGAGTGCGACTGGCCGCCCGAGGTGGTCGCGCGGGTGCCGGTGGTGACGGCCGCGGAGTTCGACCCGGACGCGCTGAGCAGCCGCGAGATCTCGCAGGCGGTGGGCGGCGCGGCCCACCAGGGGTCCTCCCTCTACACCCTGGACGCCGGCCTGCTCGGCGAGTTGGCGCCCGACGTGGTGCTGACGCAGGACCTGTGCCAGGTCTGTGCCGTCTCCTACGGGGCGGCGGCCGACTCGGTACGGGTGCTCGACGGCGACGGGCCCCGGGTGCTCAGCCTGGAACCGCGGACGCTGGCCGACGTGCTGGCCTGCGTGGAGCAGGTCGGCGACGTGCTGGGCGTGCCGCAGGTCGCGGTCCACCGGGTGGCCGAACTGCACAGGCGCCTCGCCGCCGTGCGGGCCCAGGTGTCGGGCCGGCCGCGGCCGCGGGTGGCCGCGATCGAGTGGCTCGACCCGCTGTGGCCGGCCGGGCACTGGGTGCCCGAGCAGATCCGCTGCGCCGGCGGCGAGCCCCTGCTGGCCGAGCCGGGTGAGCACACCGGCTCCATGGACTGGGCGTCGCTGATCGAGGCCGCGCCGGAGGTGATCGTGCTGATGCCGTGCGGCTTCCCGCCCGAGCGCACTCTGAAGGAGGCCGGCCTGCTGGCGGACCATCCGGCCTGGGACGACCTGCCGGCCGTCCGGGCCGGGCAGGTGTGGGTGCTGGACGGCCCGGCCTACTTCAACAGGCCGGGACCACGGGTGGTGCGGGGCGCCGAGGTCCTGGCGCACGTCCTGCACGGGATCACCGCAGGCGCGCCGGTCTCCGATACGGAGGCGCACCGGCTGCTGTGA
- the meaB gene encoding methylmalonyl Co-A mutase-associated GTPase MeaB yields MPKDVGDYVKGVLDGRRALVARAITLVESTRADHRAQAQQVLTELLPHSGGARRIGISGVPGVGKSTFIDAFGTMLTGLGHRVAVLAVDPSSSRTGGSILGDKTRMERLAVDPAAFVRPSPSAGTLGGVAKATRESMVVMEAAGYDVVLVETVGVGQSETAVARMVDSFLLLTLARTGDQLQGIKKGVLELADVIAVNKADGPHERDARGAARELAGALRLMHPADASWTPPVLSCSARESTGLDAVWERLEQHRGVLEAAGRLAAKRRDQQVDWAWAMVRDEVLGRLHGHPAVRALAPALEEQVRTGTMTAAVAAESLLNAFDGGGTPPPR; encoded by the coding sequence ATGCCCAAGGATGTCGGCGACTACGTGAAGGGCGTGCTGGACGGCCGGCGGGCCCTGGTCGCGCGGGCGATCACCCTGGTGGAGTCCACCCGCGCCGACCACCGCGCTCAGGCACAGCAGGTGCTGACCGAGTTGCTGCCGCACAGCGGCGGGGCGCGGCGGATCGGCATCAGCGGGGTGCCCGGCGTGGGCAAGTCCACCTTCATCGACGCCTTCGGCACGATGCTCACCGGCCTCGGGCACCGCGTCGCGGTGCTGGCGGTGGACCCGTCGTCGAGCAGGACCGGCGGCTCCATCCTGGGCGACAAGACCCGGATGGAACGGCTCGCCGTGGACCCGGCGGCCTTCGTCCGCCCGTCGCCGAGCGCCGGCACGCTGGGCGGCGTGGCGAAGGCGACCCGGGAGTCCATGGTCGTCATGGAGGCCGCGGGCTACGACGTGGTGCTGGTGGAGACGGTGGGTGTCGGGCAGTCGGAGACCGCGGTGGCCAGGATGGTGGACTCCTTCCTGCTGCTCACCCTCGCCAGGACCGGCGACCAGCTCCAGGGGATCAAGAAGGGCGTGCTGGAGCTGGCCGACGTGATCGCGGTCAACAAGGCCGACGGCCCGCACGAGCGGGACGCGCGCGGGGCCGCCCGCGAACTGGCGGGGGCGCTGCGGCTGATGCACCCCGCCGACGCGTCCTGGACGCCGCCGGTGCTCAGTTGCAGCGCCCGCGAGTCCACCGGGCTGGACGCGGTATGGGAACGCCTGGAGCAGCACCGGGGAGTACTGGAGGCCGCGGGCCGGTTGGCGGCCAAGCGGCGCGACCAGCAGGTCGACTGGGCGTGGGCGATGGTCCGTGACGAGGTGCTTGGCCGGCTGCACGGCCATCCGGCCGTCCGCGCGCTCGCGCCGGCCCTCGAGGAACAGGTACGTACCGGGACCATGACGGCGGCGGTGGCCGCGGAGAGCCTGCTGAACGCCTTCGACGGCGGCGGGACACCGCCACCGCGGTGA
- the scpA gene encoding methylmalonyl-CoA mutase, whose protein sequence is MQIPDFSRIPLGPGTPVEVAEDQWRSAVKETTGSSEADLVWETPEGIGVKPLYTGRDLEGLDSLGTYPGIAPFVRGPYPTMYVNQPWTIRQYAGFSTAEESNAFYRRNLAAGQKGLSVAFDLPTHRGYDSDHPRVTGDVGMAGVAIDSIYDMRQLFDGIPLDRMTVSMTMNGAVLPVLALYIVAAEEQGVPPEKLAGTIQNDILKEFMVRNTYIYPPRPSMRIISDIFAFTSHKMPRYNSISISGYHIQEAGATADLELAYTLADGVEYLRAGQGAGLDVDAFAPRLSFFWGIGMNFFMEVAKLRAARLLWARLVRQFDPKNPKSLSLRTHSQTSGWSLTAQDVFNNVTRTCVEAMAATQGHTQSLHTNALDEALALPTDFSARIARNTQLLLQQESGTCRVVDPWGGSAYVERLTHDLARRAWQHIQEVEAAGGMAQAIDAGIPKLRVEEAAARTQAWIDSGRQPVIGINKYQVQTDEKIDVLKVDNSSVRTQQIAKLRRLRDERDESACQGALRALTEAAGREPGTGLDGNLLALAVDAARAKATVGEISDAVEQVYGRHAGQIRTITGVYRNEAGRSTAVDGTRALVERFEEAEGRRPRILVAKMGQDGHDRGQKVIATAFADLGFDVDVGPLFQTPAEVARQAVEADVHIVGVSSLAAGHLTLVPALREELAAEGREDIMIVVGGVIPPQDIPALHEAGAAAVFPPGTVIPDAAHDLVTRLGAALGHGEL, encoded by the coding sequence ATGCAGATCCCGGACTTCTCCCGGATCCCCCTCGGTCCCGGCACCCCGGTGGAGGTGGCCGAGGACCAGTGGCGCTCCGCCGTGAAGGAGACCACCGGCAGCAGCGAGGCCGACCTGGTGTGGGAGACCCCGGAGGGCATCGGGGTCAAGCCGCTGTACACCGGGCGCGACCTGGAGGGCCTGGACTCGCTCGGCACCTACCCGGGCATCGCGCCCTTCGTGCGCGGTCCCTACCCGACGATGTACGTCAACCAGCCCTGGACGATCCGGCAGTACGCGGGATTCTCCACCGCCGAGGAGTCCAACGCCTTCTACCGGCGCAATCTGGCCGCGGGCCAGAAGGGCCTGTCGGTCGCCTTCGACCTGCCCACGCACCGCGGCTACGACAGCGACCACCCGCGGGTGACCGGTGACGTCGGCATGGCGGGCGTCGCCATCGACTCGATCTACGACATGCGCCAGCTCTTCGACGGCATCCCGCTGGACCGCATGACGGTGTCGATGACCATGAACGGCGCGGTGCTGCCGGTGCTCGCCCTCTACATCGTGGCCGCCGAGGAGCAGGGGGTGCCGCCGGAGAAGCTCGCGGGCACCATCCAGAACGACATCCTCAAGGAGTTCATGGTCCGCAACACCTACATCTACCCGCCGCGGCCCTCGATGCGGATCATCTCCGACATCTTCGCCTTCACCTCGCACAAGATGCCGCGCTACAACTCCATCTCCATCTCGGGCTACCACATCCAGGAGGCCGGGGCGACGGCAGACCTGGAGCTGGCGTACACCCTTGCCGACGGTGTGGAGTACCTGCGGGCCGGGCAGGGCGCGGGACTCGACGTGGACGCCTTCGCCCCCCGGCTGTCCTTCTTCTGGGGCATCGGGATGAACTTCTTCATGGAGGTCGCCAAGCTGCGGGCGGCCCGGCTGCTGTGGGCGAGGCTGGTACGGCAGTTCGACCCGAAGAACCCCAAGTCACTGTCGCTGCGCACCCATTCGCAGACCTCCGGCTGGTCGCTGACCGCGCAGGACGTCTTCAACAACGTCACCCGGACCTGCGTGGAGGCGATGGCGGCGACCCAGGGCCACACGCAGTCCCTGCACACCAACGCGCTCGACGAGGCGCTCGCCCTGCCCACCGACTTCTCGGCGCGCATCGCCCGCAACACCCAGCTGCTGCTCCAGCAGGAGTCGGGCACCTGCCGGGTGGTCGACCCGTGGGGCGGCAGCGCCTACGTCGAGCGGCTGACGCACGACCTGGCGCGGCGGGCCTGGCAGCACATCCAGGAGGTCGAGGCGGCCGGCGGCATGGCGCAGGCCATCGACGCGGGCATCCCGAAGCTGCGGGTGGAGGAGGCCGCCGCGCGCACCCAGGCGTGGATCGACTCGGGCCGGCAGCCGGTGATCGGCATCAACAAATACCAGGTGCAGACGGACGAGAAGATCGACGTGCTCAAGGTCGACAACTCCTCGGTGCGTACCCAGCAGATCGCGAAGCTGAGGCGGCTGCGCGACGAGCGGGACGAGAGCGCCTGCCAGGGGGCGTTGCGGGCGCTGACCGAGGCGGCCGGGCGCGAGCCCGGGACCGGTCTCGACGGCAATCTGCTCGCGCTCGCGGTGGACGCCGCGCGCGCGAAGGCCACGGTCGGCGAGATCTCCGACGCCGTGGAGCAGGTCTACGGACGGCACGCGGGCCAGATCCGTACCATCACGGGTGTGTACCGCAACGAGGCCGGCCGGTCGACGGCCGTGGACGGCACCCGCGCGCTGGTCGAACGGTTCGAGGAGGCGGAGGGGCGCCGGCCGCGCATCCTGGTGGCCAAGATGGGGCAGGACGGGCACGACCGCGGTCAGAAGGTGATCGCCACGGCGTTCGCCGACCTCGGATTCGACGTGGACGTCGGCCCGCTGTTCCAGACGCCCGCGGAGGTGGCCAGGCAGGCGGTCGAGGCCGACGTGCACATCGTCGGTGTCTCGTCGCTGGCCGCCGGGCATCTCACGCTGGTGCCCGCGCTGCGCGAGGAGCTGGCAGCGGAGGGCCGCGAGGACATCATGATCGTGGTGGGCGGTGTCATCCCGCCGCAGGACATTCCCGCGCTGCACGAAGCGGGCGCCGCGGCCGTCTTCCCGCCGGGCACCGTGATCCCGGACGCGGCGCACGACCTGGTGACCCGGCTCGGTGCGGCCCTCGGCCACGGGGAGCTGTAG